One window of the Falco biarmicus isolate bFalBia1 chromosome 2, bFalBia1.pri, whole genome shotgun sequence genome contains the following:
- the ADGRG2 gene encoding adhesion G-protein coupled receptor G2 isoform X4 — protein sequence MVAWGKQHCCVGRIQDIFLRFRLVLAVLLLHLFLATAGKVETTATLPGRRWITDASSEESAATVISDMTSEETTQTTEALNITGYYSTITPEAIAGETILCNITPVCNFSVFYVGKVKLQASEEGNTSLNVEIINNITTNNQVTKVIAIPAPTPQELRIAEFNKTLQAISESSVMECSAENQSLHCSFVMKLAERENISSLKDKAEISQLERCCCSSLKYCSLTAEELHTYTIQMPPDSIRVHLPRSSLPKKISPKSNTLFSPTMITTKQSPIIRPLIPPFTEISFSETLSTSPTTDALSETSAASTAETSEFSTSVTTTLPSSESLAEPTVPTFPSIASYKSVAISTPATKSFTNAAFSVKSEAAYLSKPITISPSVGFTKHSAVSSSELPPKPSTAIPHFEATTKSVAQIHPATDSTQRGPANKNVTTAPILPLTPFTITLTPTISPINHSVSASHPHSTADGHGSLPNGSTGKILSATAYTTSVYTTITVTTAEQIVSKIENDLAAGKVEPKDVERMVSQVSKVLTASQPLPPQISNRIIKLVDYIGLKLNFSAMSADFASPSLALAVVKTNSIRSNQMSFAVQDSTDLQISLGISTIHDLNNLGSITLPSSLLTNLPPEEVDLASRIIFNFFKKTTVFQDLSLKNACLISNVISSSVANLTISNLKANVTVTLQNIKPNQDNSTVRCAFWDFNKNGGHGGWSYEGCIVKESRVNETVCSCNHLTSFAVLMNLYGNAPLSPTQELVLTFISYIGCGLSAIFLSITLVTYIAFEKIRRDYPSKILIQLCAALLLLNLIFLLDSWIALYDTQGLCIAVAVFLHYFLLVSFTWMGLEAFHMYLALVKVFNTYVRKYILKFCIVGWGLPAVVVSIVLAISPDNYGLITTGKVSINRPDEFCWIKNRTVFYITAVGYFCLIFLINISMFIVVLIQLCRIKKKKQLGAQRKTSIQDLRSVAGLTFLLGITWGFAFFTVNEVFTYLFTIFNTLQGFFIFIFYCVTKENVRKQWRRYLCCGKFRLAENSDWSRTATNGLKKQTVNQGVSSSSNSLQSNSNSTNSTTLLMNNDYSVHANGNGHLPSEKNSVSFIVQNGDVCLRDFSGKQLVFQEKDDTGSQKSHISLRRTSKRGSLTFF from the exons aagcTATAGCGGGAGAAACTATTTTGTGCAACATAACACCTGTCTGTAATTTTTCAG TGTTCTATGTGGGCAAGGTAAAACTTCAGGCAAGCGAAGAAGGTAACACATCACTAAATGTAGAAATA aTTAATAACATAACCACCAACAATCAAGTTACGAAAGTAATTGCAATTCCAGCACCTACCCCACAAGAACTGAG aattgCAGAGTTCAACAAAACCTTGCAAGCAATAAGTGAG TCCTCTGTTATGGAATGCAGTGCAGAAAACCAGAg TCTACACTGCAGTTTTGTAATGAAGTTGGCTGAGAGAGAGAACATAAGCAGTttaaaagacaaagcagaaataagccAACTTG AACGGTGCTGTTGTTCATCACTGAAGTATTGTTCCTTGACTGCTGAAGAATTACACACATA tactATACAAATGCCACCTGATTCTATACGGGTTCATTTGCCTCGTTCTTCTCTCCCTAAAAAGATTTCCCCCAAATCTAATactcttttttcccctacaaTGATTACTACCAAACAAAGCCCCATAATTAGACCACTGATCCCACCATTCACggagatttctttttctgaaactcTCTCCACATCTCCCACTACAGATGCTCTCTCTGAAACTTCTGCTGCATCTACTGCTGAAACTTCTGAGTTTTCCACCAGTGTTACCACTACACTTCCCTCTTCTGAGTCTCTTGCAGAACCTACTGTGCCAACTTTTCCTTCCATAGCTTCTTATAAATCTGTTGCTATTTCCACACCTGCAACAAAATCTTTCACTAATGCTGCTTTCTCAGTTAAATCTGAGGCTGCATATCTTAGCAAGCCTATTACAATTTCTCCTTCTGTAGGTTTCACTAAACATTCTGCAGTTTCCTCTTCAGAGCTTCCCCCCAAACCTTCAACAGCAATTCCTCACTTTGAGGCTACCACCAAATCTGTTGCACAAATTCATCCTGCTACAGATTCGACCCAACGTGGTCCTGCTAACAAAAATGTTACTACAGCACCCATTCTTCCCCTTACTCCATTCACAATAACTTTGACCCCTACTATTAGTCCTATCAACCATTCTGTCTCAGCTTCTCATCCTCATTCTACTGCTGATGGCCATGGTAGCCTGCCTAATGGAAGCACAG GAAAGATACTGTCAGCAACCGCATACACAACTTCTGTATATACCACCATTACTGTCACCACAGCTGAGCAAATTGTGTCCAAAATAGAAAATGATTTAGCAGCTGGAAAAGTAGAGCCAAAAGATGTAGAAAGGATGGTTAGTCAGGTTAGCAAAGTCCTAACTGCTTCTCAACCATTACCACCCCAAATTTCTAACAG aatTATAAAACTTGTGGATTATATTGGCCTAAAACTAAACTTTTCAGCAATGTCTGCTGATTTTGCATCCCCTTCCTTGGCTCTGGCAGTTGTCAAAACCAACAGCATCCGCTCCAACCAAATGTCTTTTGCTGTCCAGGACTCAACTGATCTCCAG atcTCTCTAGGCATTAGTACGATTCATGATTTAAATAATCTCGGATCAATTACACTTCCTTCATCATTGCTGACAAATTTACCCCCTGAAGAGGTGGACTTAGCTTCTAGAATTATATtcaacttctttaaaaagaccACCGTGTTCCAG GATCTGTCCTTGAAGAATGCATGTTTAATCAGCAATGTTATATCATCAAGTGTTGCTAACCTCACAATTAGTAACTTAAAGGCAAACGTTACTGTCACTTTACAGAATATCAAACCTAATCAG GATAACTCAACAGTTAGATGTGCTTTTTgggattttaataaaaatg GTGGACATGGAGGCTGGTCATACGAAGGTTGCATAGTTAAAGAAAGTAGAGTAAATGAAACGGTCTGTTCATGCAACCACCTCACGAGCTTTGCAGTTTTGATg AACTTGTATGGAAATGCTCCTTTGAGTCCCACACAAGAATTGGTACTGACTTTTATATCCTATATAGGATGTGGCCTCTCTGCAATATTTCTTTCTATTACTCTTGTGACCTACATAGCCTTTGA gaaaatccGGAGAGACTACCCCTCCAAAATCCTTATTCAGCTGTGTGCTGCATTACTTCTACTCAACTTAATTTTCCTCCTTGACTCATGGATTGCACTGTATGATACACAAGGCCTGTGCATTGCAGTTGCAGTATTTCTTCACTATTTCCTCTTGGTTTCATTCACCTGGATGGGCCTGGAAGCTTTCCACATGTATCTAGCCCTTGTGAAAGTCTTTAATACCTATGTGCGGAAATACATTCTTAAATTTTGCATTGTTGGTTGgg GGTTACCAGCAGTAGTTGTGTCCATTGTGTTGGCAATATCACCAGATAATTATGGACTTATAACCACTGGAAAGGTTTCAATAAACAGACCTGATGAATT CTGCTGGATAAAAAACAGAACTGTCTTTTATATTACTGCTGTGGGATACTTTTGCCTGATATTCCTGATCAATATCAGCATGTTCATTGTTGTGCTGATCCAGCTCTGTcgtatcaaaaagaaaaaacaacttgGTGCTCAAAGAAAAACCAGCATTCAAGACCTTAGGAGTGTTGCTGGCCTCACATTCTTGTTGGGAATTACTTGGGGATTTGCTTTCTTCACAGTAAATGAGGTATTTACTTACCTCTTTACTATTTTCAACACTTTGCAAG GgttcttcatttttatcttctaTTGTGTAACAAAGGAGAATGTCCGTAAACAGTGGAGAAGATATCTCTGTTGTGGGAAGTTCAGACTGGCTGAAAACTCTg ACTGGAGTAGAACTGCTACTAATGGTTTAAAGAAGCAGACTGTAAATCAAGGAGTATCCAGTTCTTCCAATTCCTTACAGTCAAACAGTAACTCCACTAACTCTACAACACTGCTAATGAATAATGATTACTCAGTGCATGCAAATGGAAATG GCCATCTTCCCAGTGAGAAGAACAGTGTTTCTTTCATTGTACAGAATGGTGATGTGTGTCTCCGTGACTTTTCAGGCAAACAACTTGTATTTCAAGAAAAGGATGATACAGGCAGCCAAAAAAGCCATATCTCACTCAGAAGGACTTCAAAGAGGGGAAGCCTaacttttttttga